Proteins from one Pontibacter korlensis genomic window:
- a CDS encoding DUF547 domain-containing protein: MLKSLLYLLLPCFFVLLLTEPAPAQEAKTDFYTLLSSLLQRHVQQGQVNYKSLQQDKNKLQQLVKQIANYNLKGAGEAEVKAFYLNAYNLLVLQQVLENYPLKSVMDVEGFFDKKKHLVAGQSLTLNELEKQKLMKPFQDARLHFALVCAAKSCPPLLNQAYTPDRVEKQLQEQTVRTLQSSEFIRVQPASKRVLVSEIFSWYKDDFLREAPSIAGYINRYRKTALPARYSLGYYNYDWKLNDVK, encoded by the coding sequence ATGTTAAAATCACTCCTGTACTTATTACTGCCCTGTTTTTTTGTGCTTCTGCTAACTGAGCCAGCGCCTGCTCAAGAAGCGAAGACAGATTTCTATACTTTACTATCGAGTCTGTTGCAGCGGCATGTGCAACAGGGGCAGGTAAATTATAAAAGCCTGCAACAGGATAAAAACAAGCTGCAGCAACTAGTAAAGCAAATAGCCAATTATAACCTGAAAGGAGCTGGTGAGGCTGAGGTAAAAGCCTTCTACTTAAATGCCTATAACCTACTGGTCTTGCAGCAAGTGCTGGAGAACTATCCGCTAAAATCGGTAATGGATGTGGAGGGTTTCTTTGATAAGAAGAAGCATTTGGTGGCAGGGCAAAGCCTAACCCTGAATGAGCTGGAGAAGCAAAAACTAATGAAGCCCTTTCAGGATGCTCGCCTGCACTTCGCTCTGGTTTGTGCGGCAAAGTCGTGCCCGCCGCTGCTAAACCAAGCTTACACACCCGATAGAGTAGAGAAGCAGCTACAAGAGCAGACAGTCCGAACCCTACAAAGCAGTGAGTTTATCAGAGTACAACCTGCTTCGAAGCGTGTGCTGGTCTCGGAGATTTTCAGCTGGTATAAGGATGATTTCTTGAGAGAGGCACCAAGTATTGCTGGCTACATTAACCGGTACCGAAAGACTGCTCTACCTGCTCGTTATTCCTTAGGCTATTATAATTATGATTGGAAGCTAAATGATGTTAAGTAG
- a CDS encoding nucleoid-associated protein, protein MKDRTQVRLRQLAVHRVGNKSKEEGVVASRELVDLHDEQLYDLLVNYFLSPFKQEEFFRFTHTSDLALNEMFAYSALIFTEPQKFHEYSVHILNHLYEQSDHPKVKSGELYVVHFEGCVMENEVVDAIGIFKSENKDTFLTFQDEEDDLNVNYHFGVNLKGVDKGCMIFNTQAEDGFRVKLVDVNGYDAAFWKDDFLNVTELQDTNYSTKTVLNLCKDFSEEVFARTESKKAQVDFISRSVDYFSKSETFDLEEFTSSVIDEPETKERFMQYSQNFAEERDIEGFTDFAINKNTVRNMKRKFRNFIKLDTQIEIKFSGYNPEQSEQYVERGFDQERGMHFYKVYFYNES, encoded by the coding sequence ATGAAAGACAGAACACAGGTACGCCTGAGGCAGCTGGCCGTGCATAGGGTGGGGAATAAGTCGAAAGAAGAAGGTGTAGTAGCCTCAAGAGAGCTGGTGGACCTGCACGATGAGCAGCTATACGACCTGTTGGTAAACTACTTTCTGTCGCCGTTCAAGCAGGAAGAGTTCTTCCGCTTTACCCATACTTCAGACCTGGCCCTGAATGAAATGTTTGCCTATTCGGCTCTGATTTTTACTGAGCCACAGAAATTCCATGAATATTCTGTACACATACTAAACCACCTCTATGAGCAGTCGGATCACCCGAAAGTGAAGAGCGGAGAACTATACGTAGTGCACTTTGAGGGCTGTGTAATGGAAAATGAGGTGGTGGATGCCATAGGTATATTCAAGTCTGAGAACAAAGATACTTTCTTGACCTTTCAGGATGAGGAGGATGATCTGAATGTAAACTACCATTTTGGTGTAAACCTGAAAGGCGTGGACAAAGGGTGTATGATTTTTAACACACAAGCAGAAGATGGCTTTAGGGTAAAACTGGTAGATGTTAATGGCTACGATGCTGCTTTCTGGAAAGATGATTTCCTGAACGTGACCGAGCTTCAGGATACTAACTACAGCACTAAAACCGTTCTGAACCTGTGCAAGGATTTTTCAGAGGAAGTGTTTGCCCGCACCGAGAGCAAAAAGGCACAAGTAGACTTTATCAGCCGGTCTGTCGATTACTTCTCGAAGAGTGAGACCTTTGACCTGGAGGAGTTTACCAGCAGCGTAATTGATGAGCCCGAGACAAAGGAGCGCTTTATGCAGTATAGCCAGAACTTTGCCGAGGAGCGTGATATAGAAGGCTTCACCGATTTTGCCATCAACAAGAATACGGTGCGCAATATGAAACGCAAGTTCCGAAACTTTATAAAGCTGGATACGCAGATAGAGATCAAGTTTAGTGGCTATAACCCGGAGCAGAGCGAGCAGTATGTTGAGCGTGGATTTGACCAGGAGCGTGGCATGCACTTTTATAAAGTATACTTTTATAACGAAAGCTAA
- a CDS encoding response regulator has translation MNTFKKVILIDDDQINNFVCETIIKSEKFADTVVSYEWAEDALANLKKSAEDAPEEFPELIFLDINMPGMDGWRFLEEYRKLPENITSKCSLFMLSSAVDREDIICAKGHAEVKDFFSKPLSPEILSIIREDFVS, from the coding sequence ATGAACACATTTAAGAAAGTGATCTTAATAGATGATGATCAAATCAACAACTTCGTTTGTGAGACGATCATCAAAAGTGAAAAATTTGCCGATACAGTAGTAAGCTATGAATGGGCAGAAGATGCCCTTGCAAACCTGAAAAAATCAGCAGAAGATGCTCCTGAGGAATTTCCTGAGCTGATCTTTCTGGATATAAACATGCCCGGCATGGATGGCTGGAGGTTTTTAGAAGAGTATAGAAAACTGCCAGAGAACATTACAAGTAAATGCAGCCTGTTTATGCTTTCATCTGCCGTAGACAGAGAAGATATTATTTGTGCCAAAGGTCATGCAGAAGTGAAAGATTTCTTTTCCAAACCACTCTCTCCTGAAATTCTTAGTATCATCCGGGAAGATTTCGTTTCTTAA
- a CDS encoding potassium channel family protein, with protein sequence MGKKNVRKGAEKRLLDRERYELLNRLQDALELPMVVLGLIWLVLLVVEFIWTLNPVLALISNIIWILFILDFIVKFILAPQKLAFLRRNVITTISLAVPALRLLRITRAFRLISTVRAARGLRLVKVVGSINRGMRSLGKAMKRRAFGYVLALTVVVIAAGSAGMYAFENTYGLKTFGDALWWTVMLLTSIGSDYFPVTPEGRILCLLLALYGFAVFGYFTATLATFFIDRDAASQEAEMAGARQVKALQHEIQMLRAEMQAVLQQKRGGADAANPKPPEV encoded by the coding sequence ATGGGTAAAAAGAACGTGCGAAAGGGGGCTGAAAAGCGCCTGCTTGACAGGGAACGCTATGAACTACTTAACAGGCTGCAGGATGCCTTGGAACTGCCAATGGTGGTGTTGGGCCTGATATGGCTGGTACTGTTGGTGGTGGAGTTTATATGGACGCTAAACCCGGTGCTGGCGCTCATCAGCAACATCATCTGGATCCTGTTTATACTTGACTTCATCGTCAAGTTTATACTTGCGCCACAGAAGCTGGCTTTTCTGCGCCGCAACGTCATCACCACAATCTCACTGGCTGTTCCTGCACTTCGCCTGCTCCGCATAACCCGTGCCTTTAGGTTAATCAGTACAGTTCGGGCTGCACGGGGGCTGAGGCTGGTAAAAGTGGTTGGCTCCATTAACCGAGGCATGCGAAGCTTGGGCAAAGCTATGAAGCGGCGTGCTTTTGGTTATGTTCTGGCGCTGACAGTGGTGGTTATAGCGGCAGGCTCGGCAGGCATGTATGCTTTTGAGAATACCTATGGCCTGAAGACCTTTGGTGACGCTTTATGGTGGACGGTGATGCTGCTCACCTCTATAGGTAGCGACTATTTTCCGGTTACACCCGAAGGGCGCATTTTGTGCCTGTTGCTGGCTTTATACGGTTTTGCCGTGTTTGGCTACTTTACAGCTACGCTAGCCACTTTCTTTATAGACCGCGATGCTGCCAGCCAGGAGGCTGAAATGGCCGGAGCACGTCAGGTAAAGGCTTTGCAACACGAGATTCAGATGCTTCGGGCAGAAATGCAGGCTGTACTGCAGCAAAAGAGAGGTGGAGCAGATGCTGCTAATCCTAAACCTCCTGAAGTATAA
- a CDS encoding HD domain-containing protein encodes MITYKEAKTILHSMTKGDSLLRHARTVELVMRAYAAKLGENEEQWGITGLLHDADYEAYPDQHPNVIVNQLRERGEEEIAYAISAHYTKWGVPCNSLLDKALLACDEITGFVVACAQVRPTRLQGLEAKSVVKKLGQKSFAASVDREEVRLGAEMFGVDMKEHISFIIEVLQQHQQELQLQPQEAQA; translated from the coding sequence ATGATAACATACAAAGAAGCGAAAACCATACTACACAGCATGACCAAGGGCGATAGCCTTCTACGCCATGCCCGCACCGTAGAACTAGTAATGCGAGCTTATGCAGCTAAACTAGGCGAGAACGAGGAGCAGTGGGGGATAACAGGTCTACTGCATGATGCCGACTACGAAGCTTATCCAGACCAGCACCCTAACGTAATTGTGAACCAGTTGCGTGAGCGAGGGGAGGAGGAGATTGCCTATGCAATTTCGGCTCATTATACAAAGTGGGGCGTGCCTTGCAATTCGCTGCTGGACAAAGCGCTGCTTGCCTGTGATGAGATTACCGGGTTTGTTGTAGCCTGTGCGCAGGTACGCCCAACCCGATTGCAGGGGCTGGAGGCAAAATCGGTAGTGAAAAAACTGGGGCAAAAGAGTTTTGCCGCCTCCGTAGACCGTGAAGAGGTGAGGCTAGGTGCTGAAATGTTCGGTGTAGACATGAAAGAGCACATCAGCTTTATTATTGAAGTACTGCAGCAGCACCAGCAAGAGCTACAACTGCAGCCGCAGGAAGCACAAGCTTAA
- a CDS encoding porin family protein, which produces MKKIFLLIAVAIGLAAASAEAQQKPVRYSTQNSYNSISNQPRFGIRAGLNLADWDGETMQSVEDLVDMSAGSVSREMRKGFHVGGYVSIPIGPGFEIEPGLQYSQKGTVLRGKIPMEKADFMNANVTLTNKAEYLDLPVLAKVYVGEGFHIFVGPQVSYLLSNKVAAEAGAFGYKALNQEWDMNSGFRELDVAVSGGLGYRFANGFNISAGYDYGVNPIDSKGNFETYNRVVKASVGFSF; this is translated from the coding sequence ATGAAGAAGATATTTTTACTTATAGCTGTAGCAATTGGCCTTGCAGCGGCCAGTGCAGAGGCACAGCAAAAGCCTGTGCGTTACAGCACTCAGAATAGCTATAACAGCATTTCTAACCAGCCGCGCTTTGGCATCAGAGCTGGTTTGAACTTGGCAGATTGGGATGGAGAGACTATGCAGAGTGTGGAGGACCTGGTGGATATGTCTGCTGGTAGTGTAAGCAGAGAAATGCGAAAAGGCTTCCATGTTGGAGGATATGTGAGTATACCAATAGGTCCAGGCTTTGAGATTGAGCCAGGGCTGCAGTACTCTCAGAAAGGTACCGTACTACGAGGCAAGATCCCGATGGAAAAGGCCGACTTTATGAATGCAAACGTGACATTAACGAATAAAGCAGAGTACCTGGACCTGCCGGTGCTGGCAAAGGTGTACGTAGGTGAAGGCTTTCACATTTTTGTAGGTCCTCAGGTATCTTACCTGCTTTCTAATAAGGTAGCCGCGGAGGCTGGGGCTTTTGGCTATAAAGCGCTGAACCAGGAGTGGGATATGAACAGCGGTTTCCGTGAGCTGGATGTAGCTGTTTCCGGTGGTCTGGGATACAGATTTGCCAATGGCTTTAACATTAGCGCAGGCTATGATTATGGTGTAAACCCAATCGATAGCAAAGGCAACTTTGAGACATACAATCGTGTGGTGAAGGCTTCGGTAGGTTTCTCGTTCTAG
- a CDS encoding alpha/beta fold hydrolase, which produces MKNINMLLLCFLLVWQVKAQQVPNSLNATLEGYKYPYEVKYFEAEMEGQKYKMAYMDVAPAKQVQNPQTVILLHGKNFMGAYWRQTIQFLSENGFRVIVPDQVGFGKSEKPEVYYTFHQLAQNMQQFLKQLGVQQVAVVGHSMGGMLATRFALMYPEMTRKLVLENPIGLEDYRLFVPYKSVQEQYQAEQKQTAQAIRNYHQTYYTSWKPAYDEWVQVPAAQINHTDYPKVAKASALTYAMIYQQPVVYEFEKVQAPTLVVIGQEDRTIVGKGYIQDKQKLQEYGQYPQLGKRTAEAIPNAQLVELQQVGHIPHLEATQEFHKELLRFLKQ; this is translated from the coding sequence ATGAAAAATATAAATATGCTATTGCTATGCTTCTTACTAGTATGGCAAGTTAAGGCGCAGCAAGTGCCTAATTCTCTTAATGCCACGCTGGAAGGTTATAAGTACCCATATGAGGTGAAATATTTTGAGGCTGAAATGGAAGGCCAGAAGTATAAAATGGCCTACATGGATGTTGCTCCTGCCAAACAGGTTCAGAACCCACAGACAGTTATACTGTTGCATGGGAAAAATTTTATGGGAGCCTACTGGCGTCAAACCATACAATTTCTATCAGAAAATGGATTCCGGGTAATTGTGCCGGACCAGGTAGGCTTTGGTAAGTCAGAAAAACCAGAGGTATACTATACATTTCATCAGTTGGCGCAGAACATGCAGCAATTCTTAAAGCAGTTAGGTGTGCAACAGGTAGCGGTGGTAGGACATTCTATGGGTGGCATGCTGGCTACCCGCTTTGCCCTGATGTACCCCGAAATGACAAGAAAGTTGGTGTTGGAGAACCCTATAGGGCTAGAGGACTATCGACTGTTCGTACCCTACAAAAGCGTGCAGGAGCAATACCAGGCAGAGCAGAAACAGACAGCGCAGGCTATCCGAAACTATCACCAGACTTATTATACTTCCTGGAAGCCTGCCTACGATGAGTGGGTACAGGTGCCTGCAGCGCAAATCAACCACACTGATTACCCTAAAGTAGCTAAAGCATCAGCCTTAACTTATGCCATGATCTATCAGCAGCCGGTGGTGTATGAGTTTGAGAAAGTGCAAGCACCAACCTTAGTAGTAATAGGGCAGGAGGACCGAACTATTGTGGGCAAGGGCTATATACAGGATAAGCAGAAGCTGCAGGAGTATGGGCAATATCCGCAACTGGGCAAACGCACTGCGGAGGCTATACCTAATGCACAGTTAGTGGAACTGCAGCAGGTGGGACACATCCCGCACCTGGAGGCTACGCAGGAGTTTCACAAAGAGCTACTGCGCTTCCTGAAACAGTAG
- a CDS encoding sterol desaturase family protein, with translation MEKELYTFDELKKLDELTIMQYAIPVIVLSVVGEWLYGIYKKRDTYHKTEFISALTIGAVNTLLSALLKVWLFGMALAIYNMVPWAIPRGWLSFVICFVAIDFCRYWAHRVAHEQRFWWATHVTHHSSERMNFSVSFRTGWTQHIKFIFFLPVPFLGIDPFTFFVCHQVAVLYQFFVHTELIRKLPKPIEYIFVTPSHHRVHHGSNPGYIDKNYGSTFIIWDRMFNTFEPEREQVKYGLTKPVTSFNPVYLVFHEWVDIWEDMKHATSLKEKFKILFLPPGAVVTEHQRQQQAVEQTVHARTALEPELSHKAGTMEVG, from the coding sequence ATGGAGAAAGAGCTATATACTTTTGATGAGCTAAAAAAGCTGGATGAGCTGACTATCATGCAGTATGCTATCCCGGTTATTGTGCTGTCGGTAGTGGGGGAGTGGCTGTATGGCATTTACAAAAAACGAGATACCTACCATAAGACAGAGTTTATATCTGCACTAACCATTGGAGCAGTAAATACCCTGCTGAGCGCTTTGCTGAAAGTATGGCTGTTTGGGATGGCCCTGGCTATTTATAATATGGTGCCATGGGCAATACCAAGGGGATGGCTGAGCTTTGTTATCTGCTTTGTAGCCATCGACTTTTGCCGCTATTGGGCCCACAGAGTGGCACATGAACAGCGGTTTTGGTGGGCAACACATGTTACGCACCATTCTTCGGAACGCATGAACTTCTCTGTCTCCTTCCGCACCGGCTGGACACAGCATATTAAGTTTATCTTCTTCCTGCCAGTGCCGTTTTTAGGGATAGATCCCTTTACGTTCTTCGTATGCCATCAGGTAGCGGTGCTGTATCAGTTCTTTGTACACACGGAGTTGATCAGGAAGCTTCCCAAGCCTATCGAGTATATTTTTGTAACACCTTCACACCACCGTGTGCACCATGGGTCTAATCCAGGTTATATTGATAAGAACTATGGTTCTACCTTTATTATCTGGGATCGCATGTTCAATACTTTTGAGCCGGAGCGTGAGCAGGTAAAGTATGGCCTTACCAAGCCAGTGACCTCATTTAATCCGGTGTACCTGGTCTTTCATGAGTGGGTGGATATTTGGGAGGACATGAAGCATGCAACGTCCCTGAAGGAGAAATTCAAGATACTTTTTCTACCCCCAGGGGCAGTGGTGACAGAGCACCAGCGACAACAGCAGGCAGTGGAGCAAACGGTGCATGCTCGTACTGCGCTTGAGCCTGAACTTAGCCATAAGGCTGGCACAATGGAGGTTGGTTAG
- a CDS encoding PAS domain S-box protein has protein sequence MLLEKHPKRRQEHKRIIRNVGISFLSMVVALGLVCLYFYIRSEEVQEKYSTNMLRAYKRLELVNKLLENKEHTQSLIRTYTYAQEAAEKDRIRQELGHAYRSSEAILSELHNLMYETEQSHALHNIDQDLENYHAHVDSLLWITDNRQRDAATAYTREHLVPFYTRHQANLINLSHELTTSARERTNEFFPVFTSITDEYAFMLILAAICIISAAFAFHKISKRLNQENEMLSNEIAEREQLQKSLLEREEQYKRLFNQNPIPMLVYDQHTFKVLDVNEASEQEYGFSREEFLNMTVLDIRPPQEKQLFLQRIKQMDKHSDASSKDFTHRRKDGTTFKVRLKSHALPERGDMFPRLVASENIQEREEFIERLERREKQLREVSSSIPGAVYQFQIDEQQNMTLPFISDGVFKLYGITPEEVYRNPNLIFDAMDPNELEEVLQSIVASTQTFTPWMRDIKVWNKALNKWIWIQGHGLPSTKKGNVRIYNGTLIDITEQKEAEARLIASEANLRALLDSSPQAIYLLDKDLKIILFNAVAASEVKELQMRELTVGQSILDFTAEDRKQALINNHAKALGGETIKYEEAVGELWFETTFRPVLTQDKETIAVALNILNITEQRNVLTAIKESEAKLSRAQNLAKIGSWEHDLSRDILTMSDNMYAIYGLTPRSFNPTFNSLAAFLHDDDRERVLQLYHRAIETKEHVVSEHRIFLADGTVKHLHHIIEPLCNNEGKITKILGTTQDITDRKQKESEIIEAKNRFQSTLENIPEVIFSAKPNLQIFYVSPQCREITGYAEEEFMQDNLWPKIIHQEDIELLNYKLTNELLAGQRMQHEVRIITREGAIKWLTLRMSPKLDEKGRVVRIDSSAADVTERKMIEAKRIVLTEQLQMQNQNLQQFAYIVSHNLRAPIANILGLTSVYNRNQPDAAINQRVIENLAKSAQHLDSTIRDLNDILTIRGQFLDTFEHVSFEDLLQDILRSISMEIEKADVSIDFDFSETPYIVSLRSYIHSILLNLITNAIKYKSSERKPHICVKSSKQNDYICIAIADNGLGIDLSKEKGKLFGLYKRFHHHIEGRGLGLHLVKTQVELLGGKIEVESQVGVGTTFKVYLKHKLK, from the coding sequence ATGCTGCTAGAGAAGCACCCAAAGCGCCGGCAAGAGCATAAACGCATCATCCGGAATGTAGGCATATCATTCCTGAGCATGGTGGTGGCCCTGGGACTGGTTTGCTTGTACTTCTACATCAGGTCTGAAGAAGTACAGGAGAAGTACAGTACTAACATGCTGCGGGCATACAAGCGGCTGGAGTTAGTAAATAAGCTTCTGGAAAATAAGGAGCATACGCAGAGCTTGATAAGAACTTATACCTATGCTCAGGAAGCAGCAGAAAAGGATCGTATACGCCAAGAGTTAGGCCATGCTTACAGAAGCAGCGAAGCGATCTTAAGTGAATTACACAACTTAATGTATGAGACAGAACAGTCACATGCTCTGCATAACATAGATCAGGACCTGGAAAACTACCACGCCCATGTAGACTCTCTTCTCTGGATCACAGACAATCGGCAAAGAGATGCGGCAACGGCCTATACAAGGGAGCACCTGGTGCCTTTTTACACCCGCCACCAGGCAAACCTGATAAATCTGAGCCATGAGCTAACAACCTCGGCAAGGGAACGAACCAATGAGTTTTTTCCTGTTTTCACCAGTATAACTGATGAGTATGCTTTTATGCTCATCTTAGCTGCCATCTGTATAATCTCAGCGGCATTTGCATTTCATAAGATCTCTAAGCGCCTGAACCAGGAGAACGAGATGCTGAGCAATGAGATTGCAGAGCGTGAGCAATTACAGAAGTCGCTACTGGAAAGAGAAGAACAGTATAAAAGGCTTTTTAACCAGAACCCGATACCAATGCTGGTCTATGACCAGCATACGTTTAAGGTGCTGGATGTGAATGAGGCAAGCGAGCAGGAGTATGGGTTCAGCCGGGAAGAGTTTCTGAACATGACTGTACTAGATATCAGGCCTCCTCAAGAAAAGCAACTGTTCCTTCAGCGCATCAAGCAAATGGATAAACACTCTGATGCATCCAGTAAGGACTTCACCCACAGAAGAAAAGACGGCACCACCTTCAAAGTAAGGTTAAAATCTCATGCGCTGCCGGAGCGCGGCGATATGTTTCCAAGGCTAGTTGCTTCTGAAAATATACAGGAGCGCGAAGAGTTTATTGAGCGGCTTGAGAGAAGGGAAAAGCAGCTGCGCGAGGTAAGCTCCAGCATACCGGGAGCAGTATACCAGTTCCAGATAGATGAGCAGCAGAATATGACCCTTCCTTTTATAAGCGATGGTGTTTTCAAATTATATGGTATAACGCCAGAGGAGGTATATCGCAATCCAAATCTGATTTTCGATGCCATGGACCCAAATGAGCTGGAGGAGGTGCTGCAAAGTATTGTCGCCTCGACACAAACCTTTACGCCCTGGATGCGGGATATAAAGGTCTGGAACAAGGCGCTCAACAAGTGGATTTGGATACAAGGCCATGGTTTACCATCAACGAAAAAGGGTAATGTGCGGATTTATAACGGTACGTTGATAGACATAACAGAACAGAAAGAAGCGGAAGCCAGGTTGATTGCCAGTGAAGCCAACCTACGTGCCCTGCTCGACAGTTCTCCACAGGCTATTTACCTTCTCGATAAAGACTTAAAGATCATTCTTTTCAATGCGGTGGCGGCTAGTGAGGTAAAAGAGCTGCAAATGCGCGAACTTACCGTAGGACAGAGTATACTGGACTTTACAGCTGAAGACCGTAAACAGGCGCTAATAAATAACCACGCTAAGGCCCTGGGTGGTGAAACAATCAAATACGAGGAAGCGGTTGGAGAGCTTTGGTTTGAGACAACTTTCAGGCCGGTTCTTACACAAGATAAAGAGACAATAGCAGTTGCTCTGAACATTCTCAACATCACAGAGCAGCGAAATGTGCTTACGGCCATAAAAGAGAGTGAGGCCAAACTAAGTAGGGCGCAGAACTTGGCTAAAATAGGTAGCTGGGAGCATGACCTAAGCCGGGATATACTCACCATGTCCGATAACATGTATGCGATATATGGACTCACACCTAGAAGCTTTAACCCTACCTTCAACAGCCTAGCTGCTTTCCTCCACGATGACGATAGGGAGCGGGTACTGCAGTTATATCACCGTGCCATCGAGACCAAAGAACACGTCGTATCCGAGCACAGAATTTTTCTTGCCGATGGTACAGTAAAGCATTTGCACCACATCATAGAACCGCTTTGCAACAACGAGGGGAAAATAACAAAGATCTTAGGCACCACCCAAGACATAACAGACAGAAAACAAAAGGAAAGCGAGATAATAGAAGCTAAGAACCGCTTCCAGTCTACGCTTGAAAATATTCCGGAGGTAATTTTTTCTGCTAAACCTAACTTACAGATCTTCTATGTAAGCCCGCAGTGCAGGGAGATTACTGGTTACGCAGAAGAAGAGTTTATGCAGGATAACCTATGGCCTAAGATAATCCACCAGGAAGACATCGAGCTTTTAAACTATAAACTTACAAATGAGCTACTGGCTGGGCAAAGAATGCAGCACGAGGTACGCATAATTACCCGTGAGGGAGCTATCAAGTGGCTAACGCTCCGTATGTCGCCTAAGCTAGATGAGAAGGGCAGAGTGGTTAGGATAGACAGTTCAGCCGCCGACGTAACAGAGCGGAAGATGATTGAGGCGAAGCGTATAGTCCTGACAGAGCAGCTGCAGATGCAGAACCAGAACCTGCAGCAATTTGCATACATAGTTTCTCATAATTTACGGGCACCAATTGCAAACATTTTAGGTTTAACATCTGTCTACAACCGTAACCAGCCGGATGCAGCAATAAACCAGCGCGTAATCGAGAATTTAGCAAAATCAGCGCAACACTTAGACAGCACTATTCGTGACCTAAATGATATCCTTACAATTCGGGGACAATTTTTGGACACTTTTGAGCATGTTTCTTTTGAAGATCTGTTACAGGATATACTCAGGAGCATCTCCATGGAGATAGAAAAGGCTGATGTAAGTATAGACTTTGACTTTAGCGAAACACCATATATAGTATCCCTGAGGAGCTACATACACAGTATTTTGCTAAATCTTATCACAAATGCGATCAAGTATAAATCTTCTGAAAGGAAGCCGCATATTTGTGTAAAGAGTTCTAAACAAAACGATTATATTTGCATCGCAATTGCTGACAATGGTCTTGGTATCGACCTGTCCAAGGAAAAAGGGAAGCTCTTCGGTCTCTACAAGCGCTTCCACCACCACATAGAGGGCAGAGGTTTAGGCTTGCATCTAGTTAAAACTCAGGTTGAGCTATTAGGAGGTAAAATTGAAGTAGAAAGTCAGGTGGGTGTAGGCACAACATTCAAGGTCTACCTGAAACACAAGCTTAAGTAA